A region from the Arthrobacter roseus genome encodes:
- a CDS encoding magnesium transporter MgtE N-terminal domain-containing protein, translated as MSTNPTRVFIARLLGLDVFDPLGDRLGRLRDAVVLDRGPAAPPQAVGIVVEVPGKKRVFVPMTRITSMDASQIICTGLVNLRRFEQRGAEMLVVAELFDRRVTLRDGSGEASIEDLAMEKNRAGDWFVSQLFVHRASNHSGLRRLRKSGEKIIVDWSDAYRGSAHEPQGATHFVATHEDLKPADFAEAMHEMSDKRRIEVAGELQDERLADILQELPEDDQVQILQSLDLERAADVLEEMDPDDAADLLNELPEDQKEELLQLMEPEDAEDVRRLLEYEENTAGSIMTPVPVILPPEATVAEALAHVRREELTPALASAIYVCRPPLETPTGRYLGVVHIQKLLRYPPPEPLGNIVDKDLEAVSDQADISEVSRNLAAYNLSSLPVVNTEGRLVGAVTVDDVLDHLLPDDWRAQDDAPVRPAPPTARAGITRGGRNG; from the coding sequence GTGAGTACCAACCCAACGCGAGTCTTCATCGCACGTCTGCTTGGCCTCGACGTCTTCGACCCACTGGGTGACCGTCTAGGGCGGCTTCGCGACGCCGTCGTACTCGACCGAGGACCAGCCGCACCCCCACAGGCCGTAGGCATTGTGGTGGAGGTGCCAGGCAAAAAACGCGTATTCGTTCCGATGACACGGATCACCTCCATGGACGCGAGCCAGATCATCTGCACCGGGTTGGTCAACCTCCGGCGTTTCGAGCAGCGCGGTGCGGAGATGCTGGTGGTCGCAGAGCTTTTTGATCGGCGGGTTACGCTCCGTGACGGCAGCGGAGAGGCATCGATCGAGGACCTGGCCATGGAGAAGAATCGGGCCGGGGACTGGTTCGTCTCGCAGCTCTTTGTGCACAGGGCAAGCAATCATTCTGGTCTTCGTCGACTGCGGAAGTCCGGTGAGAAGATCATCGTTGACTGGTCCGATGCCTATCGGGGCAGCGCCCATGAACCGCAGGGGGCAACTCACTTCGTCGCGACCCACGAAGATCTAAAGCCCGCCGACTTCGCCGAAGCGATGCACGAGATGAGCGATAAGCGCCGGATCGAAGTAGCCGGTGAGCTGCAGGACGAGCGGTTGGCAGACATTCTGCAGGAGCTGCCCGAGGACGACCAGGTACAGATCCTTCAATCGCTTGACCTGGAGCGCGCAGCGGACGTCCTTGAGGAAATGGACCCCGACGACGCCGCCGACCTCCTCAACGAGCTTCCAGAGGATCAGAAGGAAGAGCTGCTGCAGCTCATGGAACCCGAAGACGCCGAGGACGTCCGCCGACTCTTGGAATATGAGGAGAATACGGCGGGTTCAATCATGACGCCGGTTCCAGTCATCCTCCCCCCGGAAGCAACGGTCGCCGAAGCTCTGGCGCACGTCCGACGTGAAGAACTTACCCCAGCCCTGGCATCGGCAATCTATGTCTGCCGACCACCGCTGGAAACGCCCACCGGTCGGTACCTCGGCGTAGTGCACATCCAGAAACTGCTCCGGTATCCACCACCGGAACCGCTCGGGAATATTGTGGACAAGGACCTCGAAGCCGTCTCCGACCAAGCGGACATCAGCGAAGTCTCACGTAATCTGGCCGCCTACAATCTTAGTTCGCTGCCGGTGGTCAATACCGAGGGGCGGCTCGTCGGCGCGGTGACGGTGGATGACGTGCTTGATCACCTCCTACCGGATGATTGGCGGGCACAAGATGATGCCCCGGTTCGCCCGGCTCCCCCGACCGCACGAGCAGGAATTACGCGAGGAGGGCGCAATGGCTGA